A genome region from Bacillota bacterium includes the following:
- a CDS encoding type II toxin-antitoxin system VapC family toxin, whose amino-acid sequence MVYSSHRQAENIVELEILLSLFPVLAYDDLAAREYGRIRSLTKQQGFTLPPVHAMIAATALVHGLTVLTSDSDFLRIPDLRVENWLM is encoded by the coding sequence ATGGTGTATTCCAGTCATCGACAGGCAGAAAACATCGTCGAATTGGAGATTCTGCTGAGCCTTTTCCCTGTGTTGGCTTATGATGACCTTGCCGCACGTGAATATGGACGTATCCGCTCTTTGACGAAGCAACAGGGCTTCACACTACCGCCTGTTCACGCGATGATCGCTGCAACTGCACTGGTGCATGGTCTAACAGTGTTGACGTCGGATAGCGATTTCCTGCGGATTCCCGATTTGCGAGTGGAAAACTGGCTGATGTGA
- a CDS encoding homoserine dehydrogenase, whose product MCLQRAAGGTGSGALSSGARGGKRVSKEVIHLGILGLGVVGSGTVEVLRRNRESIERKIGARLEIRRIAVRDVNKPRRVPVDRSLLTNNAYEVIDDPQVDIVVELIGGVHPAKEYVLRALENGKPVVSANKELLAKEGADIMMAAGRCHLDFAFEGSVGGGIPIIQPMKNALAGNRIERVMGIVNGTTNYILTKMAEDGTDFDQALKEAQAQGYAEADPSADVNGHDAQYKIAILASIAFTARVKVDDVYCEGIAKITRTDMEWANRLGYAIKLVAIAQEVSPKAVQVRVHPALLPLSHPLASVRDVYNAILVHGDAVGDVMFYGRGAGSLPTGSAVVGDIIDVSRNLLFGSSGRVGCTCFDQRYVIPIEQVETSYYVRMRVQDRPNVLAQVAGVFGIHHISISSVVQRQINPQEAEIVWITHRTQEGAIRHATAEIRRLPVVMDVCSTIRVEE is encoded by the coding sequence ATGTGCCTCCAACGGGCAGCTGGTGGAACAGGGAGCGGTGCTCTTTCGTCTGGAGCCAGAGGAGGTAAGCGCGTGAGCAAGGAGGTCATCCATCTGGGCATCCTGGGGCTGGGCGTGGTCGGCTCGGGAACGGTCGAAGTGCTTCGGCGCAACCGCGAAAGCATCGAGCGCAAGATAGGAGCGCGTCTGGAAATCCGCCGGATTGCCGTGCGGGACGTGAACAAACCCCGCCGTGTGCCTGTAGACCGCTCATTGCTCACCAACAATGCCTATGAGGTCATCGATGACCCGCAGGTAGACATTGTGGTGGAGCTGATTGGCGGTGTGCATCCCGCCAAGGAGTATGTGCTGCGCGCGTTAGAAAACGGCAAGCCAGTGGTCAGCGCGAACAAGGAACTGCTTGCCAAAGAGGGCGCGGACATCATGATGGCGGCGGGTAGATGCCATCTGGACTTTGCCTTCGAGGGAAGCGTAGGAGGTGGCATCCCGATTATTCAACCCATGAAAAACGCGCTGGCAGGTAATCGTATCGAGCGGGTGATGGGAATCGTGAACGGCACGACCAACTACATCCTCACGAAGATGGCAGAGGATGGCACCGACTTCGACCAGGCGCTGAAAGAGGCACAGGCGCAGGGCTACGCGGAAGCCGACCCCAGCGCGGACGTGAACGGACATGATGCCCAGTATAAGATAGCTATCCTGGCATCGATCGCCTTTACTGCCCGTGTGAAGGTGGACGACGTGTATTGCGAGGGTATTGCCAAAATCACCCGCACCGACATGGAGTGGGCGAACCGGCTGGGATATGCAATCAAACTGGTGGCGATAGCGCAGGAGGTCTCGCCCAAAGCGGTACAGGTGCGCGTACATCCCGCGCTTTTACCTCTCTCACACCCGTTGGCAAGTGTGCGCGACGTTTACAACGCCATTCTGGTGCACGGAGATGCCGTGGGCGATGTGATGTTCTATGGGCGCGGGGCGGGCAGTTTGCCTACGGGCAGCGCAGTAGTCGGAGACATCATCGATGTGTCGCGCAACTTGCTGTTCGGTAGTAGCGGGCGTGTGGGCTGTACGTGCTTCGACCAGCGTTACGTCATTCCCATCGAGCAGGTGGAAACCAGCTATTACGTCCGGATGCGCGTGCAGGACCGTCCAAACGTACTGGCGCAGGTCGCCGGGGTGTTTGGCATTCACCACATCAGCATCTCCTCGGTGGTGCAAAGACAGATTAACCCGCAAGAGGCGGAGATTGTGTGGATTACGCACCGCACGCAGGAGGGCGCGATACGCCATGCGACCGCCGAAATCCGACGTCTACCCGTCGTGATGGACGTGTGTAGCACCATTCGCGTGGAAGAATGA
- a CDS encoding LptF/LptG family permease — protein MKLIDRMLLSELLVPFLAGTLAVVLMLIGNMLFFYAEVLFAKGVPVVAVAQMIVYHTPFLLVLTLPVATALSVSLAVNRLARDSEIVVLRNAGASLWRIFLPLLVAGLVISVVNFWLEESVVPQAERQFRRVRDRIFLMQTAPMFRSNVVFKVSDYAFYIGLVESVKDNRAELRDVQVWEMPVSGYARTILAPRAVYDDGTWRFYNAHVHIYGRDGFAIDARAAGEITINLRVALEELLSPPTPEETNAAELRRQAQELEKAGMPATRLWVGYYFKYSIPFACAVFALCSAPLALTFARAGSFMGVLLAIILVFLFWNTLLLARLLGNQGFLPPAVAAWAPNVLFAAGGLFILWRLE, from the coding sequence ATGAAACTCATAGACCGCATGTTGCTATCCGAGCTGCTGGTGCCCTTCTTGGCGGGCACGCTGGCTGTGGTGCTGATGCTGATTGGCAACATGCTGTTTTTTTATGCCGAAGTGCTGTTTGCCAAAGGCGTACCGGTGGTTGCCGTCGCGCAGATGATTGTCTATCATACCCCCTTCTTGCTGGTGCTGACTCTGCCGGTCGCAACGGCGCTGTCGGTGTCGCTGGCGGTGAATCGGCTGGCGAGGGACTCCGAGATTGTTGTACTGCGCAACGCGGGCGCGAGCCTCTGGCGTATTTTCCTGCCCCTGCTGGTGGCGGGATTGGTGATTTCTGTGGTAAACTTCTGGCTTGAGGAATCGGTGGTGCCGCAGGCAGAACGACAGTTCCGCCGTGTGCGAGACCGCATCTTCCTGATGCAGACGGCGCCGATGTTCCGTTCCAACGTGGTTTTCAAAGTGAGCGATTATGCCTTCTACATTGGCCTGGTGGAGAGCGTCAAGGACAACCGCGCCGAGTTGCGAGATGTTCAGGTGTGGGAGATGCCCGTATCCGGCTATGCGCGGACGATTTTGGCTCCTCGCGCGGTGTACGACGACGGGACATGGCGTTTCTACAACGCGCATGTGCATATCTACGGCAGGGATGGGTTTGCCATTGATGCCCGCGCTGCCGGGGAGATTACCATCAACTTACGGGTGGCGCTGGAGGAACTGCTCAGCCCGCCGACACCGGAGGAAACCAACGCAGCGGAACTGCGTCGTCAGGCACAGGAGCTGGAGAAGGCAGGGATGCCAGCCACGCGGCTGTGGGTAGGATACTACTTCAAGTATTCCATCCCTTTTGCGTGCGCGGTGTTTGCTCTGTGCAGCGCGCCTCTGGCGTTGACCTTCGCCCGTGCGGGCAGCTTCATGGGAGTGTTGCTGGCGATTATTCTCGTATTCCTGTTCTGGAATACCCTGCTGCTGGCGCGATTGCTGGGCAATCAGGGGTTTTTGCCTCCGGCGGTTGCCGCATGGGCGCCCAACGTGCTGTTCGCCGCTGGCGGACTGTTTATTCTGTGGCGGTTGGAGTAA
- a CDS encoding acetyl-CoA carboxylase biotin carboxyl carrier protein has translation MTEEIERTEALLKLARRYHLQELEWQEEGLRVFIRREATPVETVGVPLTSGVVQDTTAGTPASATLVELCAPMTGVFYRATSPDAPPYVEVGDFVEEGQTVCLIEAMKVFNEVPAERSGRVVEICASNGQLVEQGAVLFRLEPEEVSA, from the coding sequence AGCGAACCGAAGCCCTGTTGAAGCTGGCGAGGCGATACCATCTGCAGGAACTGGAATGGCAGGAGGAAGGTTTGCGTGTTTTCATCCGCCGGGAAGCAACGCCGGTGGAAACGGTGGGTGTCCCCCTGACATCCGGGGTTGTACAGGACACAACTGCTGGTACTCCTGCCAGTGCCACGCTGGTTGAACTGTGCGCCCCGATGACGGGAGTATTTTACCGCGCCACCTCGCCCGATGCTCCTCCCTATGTCGAGGTGGGCGACTTCGTCGAAGAGGGACAAACCGTGTGCCTGATTGAAGCCATGAAGGTGTTTAACGAAGTGCCTGCCGAGCGTTCGGGCAGGGTGGTGGAGATATGTGCCTCCAACGGGCAGCTGGTGGAACAGGGAGCGGTGCTCTTTCGTCTGGAGCCAGAGGAGGTAAGCGCGTGA
- a CDS encoding HD domain-containing protein, translating into MSRVKSKKQDSPDAVQAGACTTPSSDSIIALHLREEWVHALAEMQDAREIGQWITEQREQLMHHIQPHQDGLHTCRSFTALADAVVRRLFQLAVQRAHVAQPPEIAVAATGGYGRMELSPHSDIDITFIPERDGDATTDRIIREMFRLLMHVMMEYGHLKVGYAYRLIEDCATLDHTTQTTLVDARLVTGSRHIFARFLEEFWANFNPTDFLFRKIAERRQVRARYGTTPYLVEPNVKEGAGGLRDIHLVRWLAAGWAGLPTAGEWEQLVAREWLTPEDADRLMEAHEFLLRVRNHLHVLAGEQRDVLTPSKQEQIASRLGYEPGEHAPPVEQFMHDYYLHAADAHRICEEVIRRVEQGRHVLGIGLDCERKEVIPAQNLLQREDPVWMVWAVRLALEYDLNLSTPLQRLMRQTAQRKPTTHDPKHLAETFLAILRAPSGVARALRQLADTGVLGWILPEFEATRTLIPYDPSHNFTVGEHTLRVIENVDALNSITDPNYADYRRIFQETPHREILYLAALLHDAGKANPHMEHAEAGAQMAQEVGKRLYLSEDAIADLVFLVRHHLLMAETSRLRDLNLEETIRDFVHIVDTVERLNMLYILTYADTHAVGSGQWTEVKAAFLRELHRKAERFLMASEAVDHAPPDIGRFRRRLAKELSLENLPEELVTRHLNQMPATYLLNTPQEQIGLHIRMVQEAIQGTPQLAFQTAPDASVTELTVCAIDDPEPGLLAKIAGVLYAGQVAVHAANVFTRSGEIKIALDTLWVDYRGRPIPPSKRAEIEEHMVAVLTGELSVAELLQRRRRHEQTPPELVSLVVHHDLSEQFTVIEVRTTEHIGMLYWVCRALSQLGWNIHSAKLSTWAGKAVGVFYITDSEGRKIHADAQRLKDTLAEGAEAL; encoded by the coding sequence ATGAGCCGTGTGAAATCCAAAAAGCAAGATTCGCCTGACGCGGTACAGGCTGGAGCCTGTACGACCCCATCCAGTGATAGCATCATTGCTCTCCACCTGCGTGAGGAATGGGTTCACGCGCTGGCTGAAATGCAGGACGCCCGGGAGATAGGGCAGTGGATAACGGAACAACGCGAGCAGCTGATGCATCACATTCAGCCCCACCAAGATGGACTGCATACCTGCCGTTCTTTTACAGCTCTTGCCGACGCGGTGGTGCGTCGTTTGTTTCAGCTTGCTGTCCAGCGCGCACACGTCGCACAGCCCCCGGAGATTGCCGTCGCCGCCACCGGCGGGTACGGGCGCATGGAACTGTCGCCGCACTCGGATATCGACATCACCTTCATCCCGGAGCGCGACGGCGACGCCACTACCGATCGCATCATCCGCGAAATGTTTCGTCTGCTGATGCACGTGATGATGGAGTACGGGCATCTGAAGGTGGGCTACGCCTATCGGCTGATTGAGGACTGTGCCACGCTGGACCACACTACCCAGACGACCCTCGTGGATGCCCGACTGGTAACAGGGAGCCGACACATCTTCGCCCGCTTTCTGGAGGAGTTCTGGGCAAACTTCAATCCCACCGATTTTCTGTTCCGCAAAATCGCCGAGCGGCGCCAGGTACGCGCCCGTTATGGCACCACTCCTTATCTGGTGGAGCCGAACGTGAAAGAGGGGGCTGGCGGGCTACGTGATATTCACCTCGTGCGGTGGCTGGCAGCCGGATGGGCAGGGCTGCCCACGGCAGGGGAGTGGGAACAGCTGGTAGCCCGTGAGTGGCTGACGCCGGAGGACGCGGACCGCCTGATGGAGGCGCACGAGTTTCTGCTGCGCGTGCGCAACCACCTGCATGTTCTGGCAGGGGAACAGCGAGACGTTCTCACCCCCTCCAAACAAGAGCAAATCGCCTCTCGTCTCGGATACGAGCCCGGCGAGCACGCGCCCCCCGTGGAACAGTTCATGCACGATTACTACCTTCACGCCGCAGACGCACACCGAATCTGCGAGGAGGTTATCCGTCGGGTCGAGCAGGGGAGGCACGTGCTGGGCATTGGATTAGACTGCGAGCGCAAAGAGGTGATACCGGCACAAAACCTGTTGCAGCGCGAGGACCCTGTATGGATGGTGTGGGCGGTGCGATTAGCACTGGAGTACGACCTGAATCTGAGCACACCTCTGCAACGGTTGATGAGGCAAACCGCTCAGCGGAAGCCGACCACGCATGACCCCAAACACCTTGCGGAGACGTTTCTTGCCATCCTGCGTGCCCCCAGCGGGGTGGCACGCGCCCTGCGCCAACTGGCAGACACGGGTGTGCTGGGATGGATACTGCCGGAGTTCGAGGCGACCCGCACGCTAATCCCGTATGACCCCTCGCATAACTTCACCGTGGGCGAGCATACCCTGCGCGTGATAGAGAACGTCGATGCGCTGAACAGTATCACCGACCCCAACTACGCGGATTACCGGCGCATTTTTCAGGAGACGCCGCACCGTGAGATACTGTACCTTGCTGCGCTGTTGCACGATGCGGGCAAGGCGAACCCACACATGGAGCACGCCGAAGCCGGAGCGCAGATGGCGCAGGAGGTGGGCAAAAGGCTGTACCTGAGCGAAGACGCGATTGCCGACCTGGTGTTTCTGGTGAGGCATCACCTCTTAATGGCGGAAACCTCGCGGCTCCGCGACCTCAACCTGGAAGAAACCATACGCGATTTTGTCCACATCGTGGATACGGTAGAGCGACTGAACATGCTGTATATCCTGACGTATGCCGACACCCATGCGGTCGGCAGCGGGCAGTGGACGGAGGTAAAGGCCGCCTTCCTGCGAGAACTGCATCGCAAAGCGGAGCGGTTCCTGATGGCATCGGAAGCGGTGGATCACGCACCGCCTGACATCGGCAGATTCCGCCGCCGCCTGGCAAAGGAGCTGAGCCTGGAAAACCTGCCCGAAGAGCTGGTCACTCGCCACCTGAACCAGATGCCCGCGACCTACCTGCTGAACACGCCGCAGGAGCAGATTGGCTTGCACATCCGGATGGTGCAGGAGGCGATACAGGGCACACCCCAGCTGGCATTCCAGACAGCTCCCGATGCATCGGTTACCGAGCTGACGGTCTGTGCTATCGACGACCCTGAGCCGGGCTTGCTGGCAAAGATTGCGGGCGTTCTTTACGCGGGACAGGTTGCCGTGCACGCGGCGAACGTGTTCACCCGCTCGGGGGAAATCAAGATTGCCCTGGATACGTTGTGGGTGGACTATCGCGGTCGCCCGATACCCCCTTCGAAGCGCGCGGAGATCGAGGAGCATATGGTCGCAGTGCTTACGGGCGAGTTGTCGGTAGCGGAACTGCTCCAACGTCGCCGTCGCCACGAACAGACGCCACCTGAGCTGGTCAGTCTGGTAGTGCATCACGACCTGTCCGAGCAGTTCACGGTGATAGAGGTGCGCACCACCGAGCATATTGGGATGCTTTACTGGGTGTGCCGCGCGCTGTCGCAGCTGGGCTGGAACATCCACAGCGCGAAGCTCAGCACGTGGGCGGGCAAGGCGGTGGGCGTGTTCTACATCACCGACTCGGAGGGACGCAAAATCCACGCCGACGCCCAGCGACTGAAGGACACCCTCGCGGAAGGGGCAGAGGCGTTATAG